The following are encoded together in the Arcticibacterium luteifluviistationis genome:
- a CDS encoding NADH:ubiquinone reductase (Na(+)-transporting) subunit D: MAEEVAEIKEKKEPLFSKKNLQVLKDPLDDTNPVSVQVLGICSALAVTVQVKPAIIMTLGVLFVSAFSNLIISLLRKGIPGRVRIIVQLIVVATLVTIVDQVLKAFMFDVSKQLAVFVGLIITNCIIMGRLEAFALGQKPWPAFLDGVGNGLGYGLILIAVAVCRELFGAGSILGFQIIPDWAYEHGYVNNGLMVLPPAALFLIGVYIWIQRSRNQKLINVS, translated from the coding sequence ATGGCAGAAGAAGTAGCAGAAATTAAAGAAAAAAAAGAGCCATTATTTTCTAAAAAGAATTTACAGGTTTTAAAAGACCCGCTTGATGATACCAATCCGGTTTCAGTTCAAGTTTTGGGTATTTGCTCGGCATTGGCAGTAACCGTTCAGGTGAAACCGGCCATCATAATGACTTTAGGAGTACTTTTTGTAAGTGCTTTTTCTAACCTTATTATCAGTTTGCTCCGTAAAGGAATTCCTGGAAGGGTTCGTATTATAGTGCAGCTTATAGTAGTGGCTACCTTGGTTACTATTGTTGATCAAGTGCTTAAAGCTTTTATGTTTGACGTAAGTAAGCAACTAGCAGTTTTTGTAGGACTTATTATTACTAACTGTATTATCATGGGTCGTTTAGAGGCTTTTGCTCTAGGTCAAAAACCTTGGCCAGCTTTTTTAGATGGTGTTGGTAATGGTTTAGGCTATGGTCTTATTTTAATAGCAGTAGCTGTTTGTAGAGAATTATTTGGGGCTGGGTCTATCCTTGGTTTCCAAATTATCCCTGACTGGGCTTACGAGCATGGTTATGTAAACAATGGTTTGATGGTGCTTCCTCCAGCAGCCCTTTTCTTAATTGGGGTTTATATTTGGATTCAGCGTAGTCGTAATCAAAAATTAATTAACGTTTCTTAA
- the nqrC gene encoding NADH:ubiquinone reductase (Na(+)-transporting) subunit C, which produces MHSNKYTFIYAIGLSMLTAVILVLTSQQLKPLQEANLALDGKRSVLKSVLVTSDEDKVIEDSYNGSVEEIVLDSEGNVLEVQVEDVDMKREVAKDVSERQLPLYVYTEEDGSKSYIVPMRGVGLWGPVWGYMALEGDFNTIKGASFDHKGETPGLGAEITEPFFQVQFQGKKILDDNGDFASVNVLKSTMKSSIDSDNRVDAISGGTITSNGVDDMIKNCVAPYLTYFNKLKTN; this is translated from the coding sequence ATGCATAGTAATAAATATACATTTATATACGCCATAGGTTTGTCAATGCTGACGGCGGTGATTTTAGTATTGACCTCGCAGCAATTAAAACCCTTGCAGGAAGCTAATTTGGCTTTAGATGGCAAACGAAGTGTTTTGAAATCTGTACTTGTAACTTCTGATGAAGACAAAGTAATTGAAGATTCGTATAACGGCTCTGTAGAAGAAATAGTCTTAGATAGTGAAGGAAATGTATTAGAAGTACAGGTGGAAGATGTGGACATGAAAAGAGAAGTAGCTAAAGATGTTTCTGAAAGACAACTTCCTTTGTATGTTTATACTGAAGAAGACGGAAGCAAATCTTATATAGTACCTATGAGAGGTGTTGGACTTTGGGGACCTGTTTGGGGATACATGGCTTTGGAAGGCGACTTCAATACCATAAAAGGAGCCTCCTTTGACCACAAAGGTGAAACTCCTGGTCTTGGTGCAGAAATAACGGAGCCGTTTTTTCAAGTTCAGTTTCAGGGCAAAAAGATTTTAGATGATAATGGAGATTTTGCTTCAGTTAATGTATTGAAAAGCACAATGAAGTCTTCAATTGATTCAGACAATAGGGTAGATGCAATTTCAGGAGGTACCATCACTTCTAATGGAGTTGATGATATGATTAAAAATTGTGTAGCTCCTTATTTGACCTATTTTAACAAGCTTAAAACAAATTAA
- a CDS encoding branched-chain amino acid aminotransferase, which produces MVEEAAAFKITHVKESRVKQLDPENIVFGSLFTDHMLVADCIDGVWQTPEILPYGDIAYNPALASLHYGQSIFEGMKAFRNVDNEVVMFRPEENFKRFNISAERMCMAQVPEEIFMGGLKEILKLDSAWVPDGEDNSLYLRPFMFASDVYLGVRPSFNYRFMIIMSPAGKYYSTPPKVKIETEYIRAATGGVGYAKCAGNYAASLYPAKLAQEQGYTQLLWTDAQTHTKFEESGTMNVFFVQNGKLLTPKTSTTILKGITRDSLINIARDSGYEVSEQDVYVKDIVEGIKDGSVTEVFGAGTAVVVSPFSGVGFEGDDIPLPAITEKSISSVLKQKLDGIRKGKLEDTHGWVYKV; this is translated from the coding sequence ATGGTAGAAGAAGCCGCAGCGTTTAAAATAACGCACGTTAAGGAAAGTCGAGTTAAGCAGTTAGATCCAGAAAACATCGTTTTCGGTTCACTTTTCACAGACCACATGCTGGTCGCAGACTGTATTGATGGCGTCTGGCAAACACCAGAAATTTTACCATACGGAGACATTGCCTATAACCCTGCCCTAGCTTCACTGCATTACGGTCAGTCTATTTTTGAAGGAATGAAAGCCTTCAGAAATGTAGACAACGAGGTAGTCATGTTTAGACCAGAAGAAAACTTCAAAAGATTCAACATATCGGCTGAAAGAATGTGCATGGCACAAGTTCCTGAAGAAATTTTCATGGGAGGCTTGAAAGAGATATTAAAATTAGATTCGGCATGGGTACCGGATGGTGAGGACAACTCACTTTACTTACGCCCATTTATGTTTGCGTCTGATGTATACTTAGGTGTAAGGCCATCCTTCAACTACAGGTTTATGATTATCATGAGCCCAGCAGGAAAATACTATTCAACACCACCTAAAGTAAAAATTGAGACAGAATACATTAGAGCTGCTACAGGTGGCGTAGGTTATGCAAAATGTGCAGGAAACTATGCTGCATCACTTTACCCAGCCAAACTAGCTCAAGAACAAGGATACACGCAATTACTATGGACAGATGCTCAAACGCATACAAAGTTTGAAGAGTCAGGAACCATGAATGTGTTTTTTGTACAAAATGGTAAATTATTAACACCAAAAACTAGCACTACCATTCTGAAAGGGATCACTCGTGACTCTTTAATTAACATTGCTAGAGACTCTGGCTACGAAGTTTCGGAGCAAGATGTTTACGTAAAAGATATAGTAGAAGGCATAAAAGATGGTTCTGTAACAGAAGTATTTGGTGCAGGTACTGCCGTGGTGGTTTCGCCTTTCTCTGGTGTTGGTTTTGAAGGTGACGACATCCCATTGCCAGCCATTACAGAAAAATCTATTTCTAGCGTTTTAAAACAAAAACTAGATGGCATAAGAAAAGGTAAACTAGAAGATACTCACGGATGGGTTTATAAGGTTTAA
- a CDS encoding Na(+)-translocating NADH-quinone reductase subunit A, with the protein MGKSIRLKKGYDIKLLGEASKEISEIPVADIFAVKPTDYLSITPKLVVKEGDEVLAGSSLFFDKKRPEINFPSPVSGEVVEIVRGAKRKVLEIRILADKTSKYAKTPIPTKLEAQNIKDALLKGNLWSLLRQRPFSIIPSIEEQPKAIFVSTFDTAPLAPDLSFVIEQNKIAFDKGLAVLSELSSGNLEVGTEAGSSLSLSAGTQNEFSGPHPSGNVGVQIHHVSPIKAGETIWYLDAQDVIILGEFFNSGEYHAERLVPITGSEVSTPSYIKAKVGQSLTKLFSEQVSESNVRFIQGNVLSGAISHKEDFLSFYTSQLTVIPEGNKAEFLGWLLPSAKKLSLSRTYFSWLMPNKKYDVDTNTHGEERAFVMSGQYEKVLPMNIMPVQLLKAIIAGDIEKMEALGIYEIAEEDLALCEFVCTSKIEVQKIVREGLDLMRTEG; encoded by the coding sequence ATGGGAAAATCTATTCGCCTTAAAAAAGGCTACGACATTAAATTATTAGGTGAAGCTTCCAAAGAAATTTCAGAAATTCCTGTTGCCGACATATTCGCGGTAAAACCGACTGATTATCTTTCTATAACACCTAAATTGGTAGTTAAAGAGGGTGACGAAGTTTTAGCAGGTTCTTCTTTGTTTTTTGATAAGAAAAGACCAGAAATAAATTTCCCGTCTCCCGTTAGTGGTGAGGTGGTTGAAATAGTGAGGGGAGCTAAACGCAAAGTTTTGGAAATTAGAATTTTGGCAGATAAAACTTCCAAATATGCTAAAACGCCAATTCCGACTAAGTTAGAAGCTCAAAATATTAAGGATGCCTTGCTTAAAGGAAATCTTTGGTCACTTCTAAGACAACGCCCTTTTTCAATTATTCCTTCTATTGAAGAACAGCCAAAAGCTATTTTCGTCTCTACTTTTGATACAGCACCCTTAGCTCCTGATTTATCTTTTGTGATAGAACAGAACAAAATTGCTTTTGATAAAGGTTTGGCCGTTTTGAGTGAGCTTTCTTCAGGGAATTTAGAAGTTGGAACAGAAGCGGGCTCATCACTTAGCTTAAGTGCTGGTACTCAAAATGAATTTAGTGGGCCACATCCTTCAGGGAATGTTGGTGTACAGATTCACCATGTTTCTCCAATCAAAGCAGGAGAAACTATATGGTATTTGGATGCACAAGACGTAATAATATTAGGAGAGTTCTTTAATTCGGGTGAATATCATGCGGAAAGACTTGTACCAATTACTGGTTCGGAAGTAAGTACTCCATCTTATATCAAGGCTAAAGTAGGGCAATCTCTTACTAAATTGTTTTCTGAACAGGTTAGTGAAAGTAATGTGAGGTTCATTCAGGGGAATGTTCTATCGGGAGCCATTTCTCATAAAGAGGACTTCTTATCTTTCTATACTTCTCAGTTAACGGTTATTCCAGAGGGAAATAAGGCTGAGTTTTTAGGTTGGTTATTGCCTTCGGCAAAAAAACTAAGTTTGTCTAGAACTTACTTTTCATGGCTTATGCCAAATAAAAAGTATGACGTAGATACCAATACTCATGGAGAAGAGAGGGCTTTTGTAATGAGTGGTCAATATGAAAAAGTATTGCCTATGAATATTATGCCAGTGCAGCTATTAAAAGCTATCATAGCAGGTGATATAGAAAAAATGGAGGCCTTAGGTATTTATGAAATAGCTGAGGAAGATTTAGCTCTTTGTGAATTTGTATGCACCTCAAAAATTGAAGTTCAGAAAATTGTTCGTGAAGGTCTTGACCTGATGCGTACAGAAGGTTAA
- a CDS encoding S41 family peptidase — protein MKKELSKLFIFCCLLNFSCAENTPEPVVEEKPTEPIEVNPILANSPVNTWIHSSMKSYYLWENEIGDVSETDLSINPDEYFDSILFEKGETDRFSWINESAEELTSSLNGLTSVFGFNYKPFFADVARTRIAFSITYSLKNSAAERLEIKRGDFITKVNGETLTAANYTTALKDMETATLTMGVYVGDEIVDSKKTVEITKELTQTKAVQHHEVINLGGKKIGYFAYTQFLTSSDSDVNQVFGDFKSQGIDELVVDFRYNPGGYISSAEIISSLIVKDLNTENLMARQVWNDEQMASKPAETFDTYFSTTNNSAGGTLNNLKTLNRVYFLVSNGTASASEMVINNLKPYMEVILVGEHTYGKNVGSITIKDTQEPKRWEWGMQPIVLKTFNSAGESDYGTKEGFSVNIEVTDNKLPFKAFGNPDETLLFAALSDILGNDTMARISSKLKKTPSSNFQAASPDAIFGNEVLDRKEMWLTEFPWEKK, from the coding sequence ATGAAGAAAGAGTTATCCAAATTATTTATTTTTTGTTGTCTGCTAAACTTCTCTTGTGCAGAAAACACCCCAGAACCAGTTGTAGAAGAAAAACCAACGGAGCCAATAGAGGTAAATCCAATCTTGGCTAACTCTCCAGTTAACACTTGGATTCACAGTAGCATGAAAAGCTATTACTTGTGGGAAAATGAGATAGGTGATGTATCAGAAACAGACCTTTCTATTAACCCTGATGAGTATTTTGATTCTATTCTCTTTGAAAAGGGAGAAACTGACCGATTTTCATGGATAAATGAAAGTGCAGAAGAACTTACAAGCTCATTAAATGGATTAACTAGTGTTTTCGGTTTTAATTACAAACCGTTTTTTGCAGATGTTGCCAGAACACGTATTGCATTTTCTATAACCTACTCCCTTAAAAACAGTGCAGCAGAAAGATTAGAAATCAAACGAGGTGATTTTATTACCAAGGTAAATGGAGAAACACTTACTGCTGCTAATTACACGACTGCTTTAAAAGATATGGAAACCGCTACTTTAACAATGGGTGTTTATGTTGGTGACGAAATTGTTGATTCAAAAAAAACTGTAGAAATAACAAAAGAACTTACTCAAACTAAAGCAGTACAACACCATGAGGTAATAAACCTTGGCGGGAAAAAGATAGGTTACTTTGCCTACACTCAATTTCTAACTTCAAGTGACAGTGATGTAAACCAAGTTTTTGGTGACTTCAAAAGCCAAGGAATTGATGAATTAGTAGTAGATTTCAGATACAACCCAGGAGGTTATATTTCCTCCGCCGAAATTATAAGTTCATTAATAGTAAAAGACCTTAATACTGAAAACTTAATGGCTCGCCAAGTTTGGAATGATGAACAAATGGCAAGTAAACCAGCAGAGACTTTTGATACTTACTTTTCAACTACAAATAACAGTGCAGGAGGTACCTTAAATAACCTAAAAACTTTAAACCGAGTATATTTCTTGGTATCAAATGGTACAGCATCCGCTAGTGAAATGGTGATAAACAACTTAAAACCATATATGGAAGTCATTTTAGTAGGAGAGCATACGTACGGTAAAAATGTAGGTTCCATTACTATTAAAGATACCCAAGAGCCTAAAAGATGGGAATGGGGAATGCAGCCTATTGTTTTAAAAACATTTAATTCGGCAGGTGAATCCGACTATGGCACCAAAGAAGGCTTCTCTGTTAATATAGAGGTTACAGATAATAAACTACCTTTTAAGGCTTTTGGTAACCCCGACGAAACACTCCTCTTCGCGGCTCTTTCAGATATTTTAGGAAATGACACCATGGCCAGAATTAGCTCGAAGCTTAAGAAAACACCGTCTAGCAACTTTCAGGCAGCAAGCCCAGATGCTATTTTTGGTAATGAAGTTTTGGACAGAAAAGAAATGTGGCTTACTGAATTTCCTTGGGAAAAGAAGTGA
- the nqrE gene encoding NADH:ubiquinone reductase (Na(+)-transporting) subunit E: MENLLSLFVKAIFVENAVFAFFLGMCSFLAVSKKIKTAFGLGLAVIFVMLLTTPLNYVILNYMLGEGALAWIHPSLADVDLTFLSFILFISTIAGAVQLVEMAIEKFAPALYSALGIFLPLITVNCSILGASLFMQEREYNFSETFVFSLGTGIGFFLAIVLLAAIRERLQYSKVPPALQGLGIAMIVTGLMALAFLSFSGIKL; encoded by the coding sequence ATGGAAAATCTTTTAAGTCTTTTTGTAAAAGCAATTTTTGTAGAGAATGCGGTTTTCGCTTTCTTCTTAGGAATGTGTTCATTTCTGGCGGTTTCAAAGAAAATAAAAACAGCATTTGGTCTTGGCTTGGCTGTAATCTTTGTGATGCTGCTTACTACTCCTTTAAATTATGTAATTCTTAATTACATGTTAGGAGAAGGAGCTCTAGCTTGGATTCACCCTTCTTTGGCTGATGTGGATCTTACTTTCTTATCATTTATATTGTTTATTTCTACCATTGCAGGTGCTGTTCAATTAGTAGAAATGGCGATTGAAAAATTTGCTCCAGCACTTTACAGTGCTTTGGGTATCTTTTTGCCTTTGATTACGGTAAACTGTTCCATTCTTGGAGCATCCCTTTTCATGCAAGAGAGAGAGTATAACTTTTCTGAAACCTTTGTGTTCTCATTGGGTACTGGAATAGGTTTCTTCTTAGCCATTGTTTTATTGGCCGCTATTAGAGAAAGGCTCCAATATTCAAAGGTGCCACCAGCACTTCAAGGCTTAGGAATAGCCATGATAGTTACGGGGCTAATGGCTCTTGCTTTTTTAAGTTTTTCAGGTATTAAATTGTAA
- a CDS encoding BamA/TamA family outer membrane protein, giving the protein MKYLISFFYFFLLSSCLFAQEKTPILRDKSILALPVVFRFPETGWGGGVAGTASWSWAKDSSWAKPSQASVGLTYTENKQVLAFLPFQVFFDNNKYYANADIGWFKYNYFYYGIGESNVPQEKYDVKFPRIKLLVGKEIKTNLYLGVRINYEEYSVTGTQENGELSTGEVNGSDYSRTSAIGPAVMRDTRDAVFYPRKGMFGEFSVLPSTKIFGADRAFTQATLDLSLYKSLSKKLVLASNYYTVFTFGDNVPFSQLAQLGGQKKMRGIYQGFFRDKNAALIQAELRWEVWKFIGLAGFGSMGFLGDSDTVLRLNLPKYTYGAGLRISTKKHLNLRFDYGLSPYGDGNFYATIGEAF; this is encoded by the coding sequence ATGAAATATCTTATCAGCTTCTTCTATTTTTTTCTTTTAAGCTCTTGTCTTTTTGCTCAAGAAAAAACTCCTATTCTAAGAGATAAGTCAATTCTAGCACTTCCTGTTGTATTCCGATTTCCGGAAACAGGATGGGGTGGAGGAGTAGCTGGTACAGCAAGTTGGTCATGGGCTAAAGATAGCTCTTGGGCTAAACCTTCGCAGGCGTCGGTAGGTTTGACCTATACAGAAAACAAACAAGTACTTGCTTTTTTGCCTTTTCAGGTCTTCTTTGATAATAATAAGTATTATGCGAATGCCGATATAGGCTGGTTTAAGTATAATTATTTCTATTACGGGATTGGTGAAAGTAATGTACCGCAAGAGAAATATGATGTAAAATTTCCACGTATTAAGCTGTTAGTTGGTAAGGAAATTAAAACAAACCTCTATTTGGGTGTAAGGATAAATTATGAAGAGTATAGTGTTACTGGAACCCAAGAAAATGGAGAGTTAAGCACAGGCGAGGTTAATGGTAGCGATTATAGCCGAACATCAGCCATAGGTCCTGCCGTGATGAGAGATACAAGAGATGCCGTCTTTTATCCAAGAAAAGGGATGTTTGGCGAGTTTAGTGTGCTGCCCTCTACCAAGATTTTTGGGGCAGATAGAGCGTTTACACAAGCAACCTTAGATTTATCACTTTATAAATCGCTTTCAAAGAAGCTGGTATTGGCTTCAAATTATTATACCGTTTTTACTTTTGGCGATAATGTCCCTTTTAGCCAGTTGGCTCAACTAGGAGGGCAAAAGAAAATGCGAGGTATTTATCAAGGTTTTTTCAGGGATAAGAATGCTGCTTTAATTCAGGCAGAACTTCGCTGGGAGGTTTGGAAGTTTATAGGTCTGGCAGGGTTTGGCTCTATGGGCTTTTTGGGAGATAGCGATACTGTTTTAAGACTTAACTTGCCCAAATATACCTACGGAGCAGGTTTGAGAATTTCGACAAAAAAACACCTGAACCTTAGATTCGACTACGGACTTTCGCCTTACGGTGATGGTAACTTCTATGCTACTATTGGGGAGGCTTTTTAA
- the recJ gene encoding single-stranded-DNA-specific exonuclease RecJ → MTEKRWQPLPEPQSSEENSIISSLETALGIDKYLSTLLWQRGVNNFEEAKAFFRPSLDGLHDPFLMKDMEIAVERLIKAIETEEKIVIYGDYDVDGTTAVALVYGFLNEFYSNIEYYNPDRYKEGYGISDTGIDWAESIGATLIIALDCGIKSIDKVDYAAEKGIDFIICDHHEPGEEIPKAVAVLDPKRVDCKYPFKELTGNGVGFKLLTAYCIKKDIDLNKLYEYLDFAMVSIASDIVPIIGENRILAFYGLKKINDNPRIGLKALKEVAGSNGEMNIENVVFTIGPRINAAGRIKHAKAAVQLLLASDYGEAMEFAYAIQEHNLERRTHDARITEEALTIIKEDDWLLNEAKSTVLFRKDWHKGVIGIVASRCIEHYYRPTVIFTKTKDGMAAGSARSVSGFNLYEAVESCSPLLEQFGGHMHAAGMTIPIDNIPDFRKRFNEVVSANITAEQLIPQINIDLKIKLEDLSKKFYRVMKQMGPFGPKNMHPIFQTDNLTLAAKPRILKEKHLKLELVEPETGTTMTALGFGMKEPFYDKLLNSDSFKIVYTLEENTFRNQSTLQLFLKDIKF, encoded by the coding sequence ATGACCGAAAAAAGATGGCAGCCTCTGCCTGAACCACAATCTTCCGAAGAAAACAGCATTATTTCCTCATTAGAAACAGCACTTGGTATTGACAAATACCTATCAACATTACTTTGGCAAAGAGGAGTAAACAACTTTGAAGAAGCTAAAGCTTTCTTCAGACCATCCCTTGATGGTTTACATGACCCTTTTTTAATGAAAGACATGGAAATCGCTGTTGAACGTCTCATCAAAGCAATTGAAACAGAAGAGAAAATTGTAATATATGGTGATTATGATGTGGATGGCACCACTGCAGTAGCTCTAGTTTATGGTTTCCTTAACGAGTTTTATAGCAATATAGAATACTACAATCCAGACCGGTATAAAGAGGGTTATGGTATTTCTGATACAGGAATAGATTGGGCAGAATCTATTGGTGCCACTTTAATCATTGCTTTAGATTGTGGTATAAAATCTATTGACAAAGTAGATTACGCCGCTGAAAAAGGGATTGATTTTATTATTTGCGACCACCATGAACCTGGCGAAGAAATCCCCAAAGCTGTGGCCGTGCTTGACCCCAAAAGAGTAGACTGTAAGTATCCTTTCAAGGAACTTACCGGTAATGGTGTAGGATTTAAGCTTTTGACTGCTTATTGTATCAAAAAAGACATTGACCTGAATAAGTTATACGAATACCTAGACTTTGCGATGGTAAGTATAGCCTCAGACATTGTCCCAATAATTGGGGAGAATAGAATCTTGGCGTTCTACGGATTAAAAAAAATAAACGATAATCCCCGCATTGGGCTCAAGGCACTTAAAGAAGTAGCCGGCAGCAATGGTGAGATGAACATTGAGAATGTAGTTTTCACCATTGGCCCAAGAATTAATGCAGCAGGCCGAATAAAGCATGCTAAAGCTGCGGTACAACTATTATTAGCCTCCGATTATGGCGAAGCAATGGAATTTGCCTATGCTATTCAAGAACACAATTTGGAGAGAAGAACGCATGATGCTAGAATTACCGAAGAAGCATTAACAATAATAAAAGAGGATGATTGGCTTTTAAACGAAGCTAAAAGCACGGTGCTATTCAGAAAAGACTGGCATAAAGGAGTGATTGGCATAGTGGCTTCAAGGTGCATTGAGCACTATTATAGACCTACCGTGATTTTCACCAAAACTAAAGATGGCATGGCAGCAGGTTCGGCAAGGTCTGTTTCTGGCTTTAACTTATATGAAGCCGTGGAAAGCTGTTCGCCGCTGTTGGAACAATTTGGAGGTCATATGCATGCCGCTGGAATGACCATCCCAATTGATAATATTCCTGATTTTCGAAAAAGGTTTAATGAGGTGGTTTCTGCCAATATTACAGCGGAACAGCTTATTCCTCAAATCAACATTGACCTTAAAATAAAGCTAGAAGACCTTAGTAAGAAGTTTTATAGAGTGATGAAGCAAATGGGCCCTTTCGGACCCAAAAACATGCACCCTATTTTTCAAACAGATAACTTAACGCTAGCTGCTAAACCTAGAATCTTAAAGGAAAAACACTTAAAACTAGAACTAGTAGAACCAGAAACTGGAACTACTATGACTGCATTGGGCTTTGGTATGAAAGAACCTTTTTATGACAAACTATTAAATAGTGATAGCTTTAAAATCGTTTATACCTTAGAAGAAAATACCTTCCGTAATCAAAGTACTCTTCAATTATTTTTGAAAGACATTAAATTTTGA
- a CDS encoding NADH:ubiquinone reductase (Na(+)-transporting) subunit B yields MKILHDFLESVKPNFEKGGKLEKWHPAFEAFETLAFVPATTTKNGVHIKDAMDMKRTMITVVLALVPCLLFGMWNVGHQHYLAFGMEADLLDKFMFGFWKVLPLVAVSYAVGLGVEFIFSVVAGHPVSEGYLVTGLLIPLTLPVTVPLWMVALGAVFCTLLGKEIFGGTGFNFMNPALLARAFMFFAFPAFMSGEVWTDLSPEEGHTVLDAYSGATNLVPFDTDISLMQSASDMFIGFEQGSIGETSVIACLIGAAILVITGVGSLRVMLSVFGGGFLMGLLMNALAPEAANHAMHMPALNHLLIGGFAFGAVFMATDPVTAAHTAKGKVIYGLLIGAFTVLLRVFNPAYPEGMMLSILLFNVFAPLIDHMVVESHIKKRLKHA; encoded by the coding sequence GTGAAGATATTACACGATTTTTTAGAATCTGTTAAGCCCAATTTTGAGAAAGGGGGCAAATTGGAAAAGTGGCATCCAGCTTTTGAAGCCTTTGAGACATTAGCGTTTGTTCCTGCCACTACCACAAAAAATGGAGTGCATATTAAAGACGCCATGGATATGAAGCGTACCATGATTACCGTGGTGTTAGCTTTAGTACCATGTTTACTTTTTGGTATGTGGAATGTTGGTCATCAGCATTACTTGGCATTTGGTATGGAGGCTGATTTGTTAGACAAATTTATGTTTGGCTTTTGGAAAGTATTACCACTAGTTGCGGTTTCTTATGCCGTTGGTTTAGGGGTTGAGTTTATATTCTCTGTAGTGGCGGGTCACCCAGTAAGTGAGGGCTATTTAGTTACAGGTTTATTAATTCCTTTAACGCTTCCTGTTACTGTTCCATTATGGATGGTGGCTCTTGGAGCTGTCTTTTGTACACTTTTAGGGAAAGAAATTTTTGGAGGAACTGGTTTTAACTTCATGAACCCAGCTCTTTTAGCTAGAGCATTTATGTTTTTTGCTTTCCCTGCATTCATGTCAGGTGAAGTTTGGACAGACCTTTCTCCGGAAGAAGGTCATACTGTATTAGACGCTTATTCAGGAGCAACTAATTTAGTGCCTTTTGATACAGATATATCACTTATGCAGTCTGCTTCAGACATGTTTATAGGTTTTGAACAGGGCTCCATCGGAGAAACTTCGGTGATTGCCTGCCTTATTGGTGCAGCCATATTGGTAATAACAGGTGTTGGTAGCTTAAGAGTTATGCTTTCGGTTTTTGGAGGTGGCTTTTTAATGGGATTACTAATGAACGCACTTGCTCCTGAGGCTGCAAACCACGCGATGCACATGCCTGCTTTAAATCACTTATTAATTGGAGGTTTTGCTTTTGGTGCCGTCTTTATGGCAACAGACCCAGTTACGGCGGCTCATACAGCCAAAGGGAAAGTTATTTACGGTTTGTTAATTGGAGCGTTCACTGTTTTGCTTAGGGTATTTAATCCTGCATATCCTGAAGGGATGATGCTGAGTATTTTATTGTTCAATGTTTTTGCCCCATTAATCGACCATATGGTGGTAGAATCTCACATCAAAAAAAGATTGAAACATGCATAG